The following coding sequences lie in one Manis pentadactyla isolate mManPen7 chromosome 19, mManPen7.hap1, whole genome shotgun sequence genomic window:
- the LOC130678853 gene encoding SLAM family member 9-like isoform X6 yields MEEAMAGCSVAGGACSTVANSSGAHVYLNRTQGGCVLFHAAREAGAELKEISWGFGPESDYRVILTVCSSTDPPTWVSLQDKYEQRVHVPNMTSLRIDNLTPGDSGQYRARISFTGGKEFNMNFHLTVYAPVPLPQIWVTSSSITAGWCNVTLECRAQGAMEDLKVTWESKGLPEELEQRGTPGPAPNSWTLDLSLPLSQPNPRLTCVLSNPLDQKTATTDLGAICVPADSHAVTGPGLLAHLLRAVIAVLFFLGAGLCLWKTRDKKQKMEPGRGAWSLIRSPKLG; encoded by the exons ATGGAAGAGGCCATGGCTGGATGCTCAGTAGCTGGTG GTGCCTGCAGCACTGTGGCCAACAGCTCCGGAGCCCACGTGTATCTGAACAGGACCCAGGGAGGCTGTGTGTTGTTTCACGCGGCCCGGGAGGCAGGAGCTGAGCTCAAGGAGATCTCGTGGGGCTTCGGCCCTGAGTCCGACTACAGAGTCATCCTGACAGTCTGCTCTAGCACAGACCCCCCCACCTGGGTCAGCCTGCAGGACAAGTATGAGCAGAGGGTCCACGTGCCCAACATGACGTCCCTGAGGATCGACAACCTGACCCCCGGGGACAGCGGGCAGTACCGGGCTCGGATCAGCTTCACCGGAGGAAAAGAATTTAACATGAATTTCCACCTCACTGTCTATG CACCCGTGCCCCTTCCCCAGATCTGGGTCACTTCCTCATCCATCACAGCAGGCTGGTGCAATGTCACCCTGGAGTGCAGGGCCCAGGGGGCCATGGAGGACCTGAAGGTGACCTGGGAGAGCAAAGGCCTCCCCGAGGAGCTGGAGCAGAGAGGGACCCCGGGACCAGCCCCCAACTCGTGGACCCTGGATCTGAGCCTGCCCCTGAGCCAGCCCAACCCCAGGCTCACCTGTGTGCTGAGCAACCCGCTTGACCAGAAAACTGCCACCACAGACCTTGGGGCCATCTGTGTCCCTG CAGATTCCCATGCAGTGACTGGTCCTGGCCTCCTGGCACACCTCCTAAGGGCTGTCATAGCTGTGCTGTTCTTCCTGGGGGCTGGACTGTGCCTTTGGAAGACCCGTGACAAGAAGCAGAAGATGGAGCCTGGGAGAG GAGCCTGGTCTCTGATCAGGAGCCCCAAGTTGGGCTGA
- the LOC130678853 gene encoding SLAM family member 9-like isoform X2, whose amino-acid sequence MEEAMAGCSVAGGACSTVANSSGAHVYLNRTQGGCVLFHAAREAGAELKEISWGFGPESDYRVILTVCSSTDPPTWVSLQDKYEQRVHVPNMTSLRIDNLTPGDSGQYRARISFTGGKEFNMNFHLTVYAPVPLPQIWVTSSSITAGWCNVTLECRAQGAMEDLKVTWESKGLPEELEQRGTPGPAPNSWTLDLSLPLSQPNPRLTCVLSNPLDQKTATTDLGAICVPADSHAVTGPGLLAHLLRAVIAVLFFLGAGLCLWKTRDKKQKMEPGRAPPGGLWAPLPGYQGATSGRKVASQSCL is encoded by the exons ATGGAAGAGGCCATGGCTGGATGCTCAGTAGCTGGTG GTGCCTGCAGCACTGTGGCCAACAGCTCCGGAGCCCACGTGTATCTGAACAGGACCCAGGGAGGCTGTGTGTTGTTTCACGCGGCCCGGGAGGCAGGAGCTGAGCTCAAGGAGATCTCGTGGGGCTTCGGCCCTGAGTCCGACTACAGAGTCATCCTGACAGTCTGCTCTAGCACAGACCCCCCCACCTGGGTCAGCCTGCAGGACAAGTATGAGCAGAGGGTCCACGTGCCCAACATGACGTCCCTGAGGATCGACAACCTGACCCCCGGGGACAGCGGGCAGTACCGGGCTCGGATCAGCTTCACCGGAGGAAAAGAATTTAACATGAATTTCCACCTCACTGTCTATG CACCCGTGCCCCTTCCCCAGATCTGGGTCACTTCCTCATCCATCACAGCAGGCTGGTGCAATGTCACCCTGGAGTGCAGGGCCCAGGGGGCCATGGAGGACCTGAAGGTGACCTGGGAGAGCAAAGGCCTCCCCGAGGAGCTGGAGCAGAGAGGGACCCCGGGACCAGCCCCCAACTCGTGGACCCTGGATCTGAGCCTGCCCCTGAGCCAGCCCAACCCCAGGCTCACCTGTGTGCTGAGCAACCCGCTTGACCAGAAAACTGCCACCACAGACCTTGGGGCCATCTGTGTCCCTG CAGATTCCCATGCAGTGACTGGTCCTGGCCTCCTGGCACACCTCCTAAGGGCTGTCATAGCTGTGCTGTTCTTCCTGGGGGCTGGACTGTGCCTTTGGAAGACCCGTGACAAGAAGCAGAAGATGGAGCCTGGGAGAG CTCCCCCAGGAGGCCTCTGGGCTCCATTGCCAGGGTACCAGGGGGCAACATCTGGAAGAAAAGTGGCCTCCCAATCCTGTTTATGA
- the LOC130678853 gene encoding SLAM family member 9-like isoform X3: MEEAMAGCSVAGGACSTVANSSGAHVYLNRTQGGCVLFHAAREAGAELKEISWGFGPESDYRVILTVCSSTDPPTWVSLQDKYEQRVHVPNMTSLRIDNLTPGDSGQYRARISFTGGKEFNMNFHLTVYAPVPLPQIWVTSSSITAGWCNVTLECRAQGAMEDLKVTWESKGLPEELEQRGTPGPAPNSWTLDLSLPLSQPNPRLTCVLSNPLDQKTATTDLGAICVPDSHAVTGPGLLAHLLRAVIAVLFFLGAGLCLWKTRDKKQKMEPGRAPPGGLWAPLPGYQGATSGRKVASQSCL; the protein is encoded by the exons ATGGAAGAGGCCATGGCTGGATGCTCAGTAGCTGGTG GTGCCTGCAGCACTGTGGCCAACAGCTCCGGAGCCCACGTGTATCTGAACAGGACCCAGGGAGGCTGTGTGTTGTTTCACGCGGCCCGGGAGGCAGGAGCTGAGCTCAAGGAGATCTCGTGGGGCTTCGGCCCTGAGTCCGACTACAGAGTCATCCTGACAGTCTGCTCTAGCACAGACCCCCCCACCTGGGTCAGCCTGCAGGACAAGTATGAGCAGAGGGTCCACGTGCCCAACATGACGTCCCTGAGGATCGACAACCTGACCCCCGGGGACAGCGGGCAGTACCGGGCTCGGATCAGCTTCACCGGAGGAAAAGAATTTAACATGAATTTCCACCTCACTGTCTATG CACCCGTGCCCCTTCCCCAGATCTGGGTCACTTCCTCATCCATCACAGCAGGCTGGTGCAATGTCACCCTGGAGTGCAGGGCCCAGGGGGCCATGGAGGACCTGAAGGTGACCTGGGAGAGCAAAGGCCTCCCCGAGGAGCTGGAGCAGAGAGGGACCCCGGGACCAGCCCCCAACTCGTGGACCCTGGATCTGAGCCTGCCCCTGAGCCAGCCCAACCCCAGGCTCACCTGTGTGCTGAGCAACCCGCTTGACCAGAAAACTGCCACCACAGACCTTGGGGCCATCTGTGTCCCTG ATTCCCATGCAGTGACTGGTCCTGGCCTCCTGGCACACCTCCTAAGGGCTGTCATAGCTGTGCTGTTCTTCCTGGGGGCTGGACTGTGCCTTTGGAAGACCCGTGACAAGAAGCAGAAGATGGAGCCTGGGAGAG CTCCCCCAGGAGGCCTCTGGGCTCCATTGCCAGGGTACCAGGGGGCAACATCTGGAAGAAAAGTGGCCTCCCAATCCTGTTTATGA
- the LOC130678853 gene encoding SLAM family member 9-like isoform X5 — protein sequence MEEAMAGCSVAGGACSTVANSSGAHVYLNRTQGGCVLFHAAREAGAELKEISWGFGPESDYRVILTVCSSTDPPTWVSLQDKYEQRVHVPNMTSLRIDNLTPGDSGQYRARISFTGGKEFNMNFHLTVYAPVPLPQIWVTSSSITAGWCNVTLECRAQGAMEDLKVTWESKGLPEELEQRGTPGPAPNSWTLDLSLPLSQPNPRLTCVLSNPLDQKTATTDLGAICVPADSHAVTGPGLLAHLLRAVIAVLFFLGAGLCLWKTRDKKQKMEPGRGAGLQEEHRDHHGGIHWAELSR from the exons ATGGAAGAGGCCATGGCTGGATGCTCAGTAGCTGGTG GTGCCTGCAGCACTGTGGCCAACAGCTCCGGAGCCCACGTGTATCTGAACAGGACCCAGGGAGGCTGTGTGTTGTTTCACGCGGCCCGGGAGGCAGGAGCTGAGCTCAAGGAGATCTCGTGGGGCTTCGGCCCTGAGTCCGACTACAGAGTCATCCTGACAGTCTGCTCTAGCACAGACCCCCCCACCTGGGTCAGCCTGCAGGACAAGTATGAGCAGAGGGTCCACGTGCCCAACATGACGTCCCTGAGGATCGACAACCTGACCCCCGGGGACAGCGGGCAGTACCGGGCTCGGATCAGCTTCACCGGAGGAAAAGAATTTAACATGAATTTCCACCTCACTGTCTATG CACCCGTGCCCCTTCCCCAGATCTGGGTCACTTCCTCATCCATCACAGCAGGCTGGTGCAATGTCACCCTGGAGTGCAGGGCCCAGGGGGCCATGGAGGACCTGAAGGTGACCTGGGAGAGCAAAGGCCTCCCCGAGGAGCTGGAGCAGAGAGGGACCCCGGGACCAGCCCCCAACTCGTGGACCCTGGATCTGAGCCTGCCCCTGAGCCAGCCCAACCCCAGGCTCACCTGTGTGCTGAGCAACCCGCTTGACCAGAAAACTGCCACCACAGACCTTGGGGCCATCTGTGTCCCTG CAGATTCCCATGCAGTGACTGGTCCTGGCCTCCTGGCACACCTCCTAAGGGCTGTCATAGCTGTGCTGTTCTTCCTGGGGGCTGGACTGTGCCTTTGGAAGACCCGTGACAAGAAGCAGAAGATGGAGCCTGGGAGAG GTGCAGGATTGCAGGAGGAGCACAGGGACCACCATGGTGGCATCCACTGGGCAGAGCTGAGCCGCTAG
- the LOC130678853 gene encoding SLAM family member 9-like isoform X1, which produces MEEAMAGCSVAGGACSTVANSSGAHVYLNRTQGGCVLFHAAREAGAELKEISWGFGPESDYRVILTVCSSTDPPTWVSLQDKYEQRVHVPNMTSLRIDNLTPGDSGQYRARISFTGGKEFNMNFHLTVYAPVPLPQIWVTSSSITAGWCNVTLECRAQGAMEDLKVTWESKGLPEELEQRGTPGPAPNSWTLDLSLPLSQPNPRLTCVLSNPLDQKTATTDLGAICVPGGSSFLEWPARPEYLGNSYSSLNTYFIHHLLWEALPEDLCTRSKPLLCWDPSGCRLWYFLHLPLWVMSSSRTCTCPSPTSQRPCTKQELGTWLNARSSMLLPLLLLIQDPSGFSPAPPLCP; this is translated from the exons ATGGAAGAGGCCATGGCTGGATGCTCAGTAGCTGGTG GTGCCTGCAGCACTGTGGCCAACAGCTCCGGAGCCCACGTGTATCTGAACAGGACCCAGGGAGGCTGTGTGTTGTTTCACGCGGCCCGGGAGGCAGGAGCTGAGCTCAAGGAGATCTCGTGGGGCTTCGGCCCTGAGTCCGACTACAGAGTCATCCTGACAGTCTGCTCTAGCACAGACCCCCCCACCTGGGTCAGCCTGCAGGACAAGTATGAGCAGAGGGTCCACGTGCCCAACATGACGTCCCTGAGGATCGACAACCTGACCCCCGGGGACAGCGGGCAGTACCGGGCTCGGATCAGCTTCACCGGAGGAAAAGAATTTAACATGAATTTCCACCTCACTGTCTATG CACCCGTGCCCCTTCCCCAGATCTGGGTCACTTCCTCATCCATCACAGCAGGCTGGTGCAATGTCACCCTGGAGTGCAGGGCCCAGGGGGCCATGGAGGACCTGAAGGTGACCTGGGAGAGCAAAGGCCTCCCCGAGGAGCTGGAGCAGAGAGGGACCCCGGGACCAGCCCCCAACTCGTGGACCCTGGATCTGAGCCTGCCCCTGAGCCAGCCCAACCCCAGGCTCACCTGTGTGCTGAGCAACCCGCTTGACCAGAAAACTGCCACCACAGACCTTGGGGCCATCTGTGTCCCTG GCGGCTCCTCCTTCCTGGAATGGCCTGCCCGCCCTGAATATCTGGGGAACTCCTACTCCTCCCTCAACACTTACTTTATCCATCACCTCCTCTGGGAGGCCCTCCCTGAAGACCTGTGCACAAGGAGTAAGCCTCTGTTGTGCTGGGATCCCTCTGGCTGCAGACTTTGGTATTTTCTCCATCTCCCCCTCTGGGTGATGAGTTCCTCAAGGACATGCACCTGCCCATCGCCTACATCTCAGCGTCCCTGCACCAAGCAGGAGCTGGGGACCTGGCTGAATGCACGAAGCTCCATGCTCCTCCCTCTTCTGCTTCTCATCCAGGACCCATCAGGCTTCTCACCTGCTCCCCCTCTGTGTCCTTGA
- the LOC130678853 gene encoding SLAM family member 9-like isoform X7, which produces MTSLRIDNLTPGDSGQYRARISFTGGKEFNMNFHLTVYAPVPLPQIWVTSSSITAGWCNVTLECRAQGAMEDLKVTWESKGLPEELEQRGTPGPAPNSWTLDLSLPLSQPNPRLTCVLSNPLDQKTATTDLGAICVPGGSSFLEWPARPEYLGNSYSSLNTYFIHHLLWEALPEDLCTRSKPLLCWDPSGCRLWYFLHLPLWVMSSSRTCTCPSPTSQRPCTKQELGTWLNARSSMLLPLLLLIQDPSGFSPAPPLCP; this is translated from the exons ATGACGTCCCTGAGGATCGACAACCTGACCCCCGGGGACAGCGGGCAGTACCGGGCTCGGATCAGCTTCACCGGAGGAAAAGAATTTAACATGAATTTCCACCTCACTGTCTATG CACCCGTGCCCCTTCCCCAGATCTGGGTCACTTCCTCATCCATCACAGCAGGCTGGTGCAATGTCACCCTGGAGTGCAGGGCCCAGGGGGCCATGGAGGACCTGAAGGTGACCTGGGAGAGCAAAGGCCTCCCCGAGGAGCTGGAGCAGAGAGGGACCCCGGGACCAGCCCCCAACTCGTGGACCCTGGATCTGAGCCTGCCCCTGAGCCAGCCCAACCCCAGGCTCACCTGTGTGCTGAGCAACCCGCTTGACCAGAAAACTGCCACCACAGACCTTGGGGCCATCTGTGTCCCTG GCGGCTCCTCCTTCCTGGAATGGCCTGCCCGCCCTGAATATCTGGGGAACTCCTACTCCTCCCTCAACACTTACTTTATCCATCACCTCCTCTGGGAGGCCCTCCCTGAAGACCTGTGCACAAGGAGTAAGCCTCTGTTGTGCTGGGATCCCTCTGGCTGCAGACTTTGGTATTTTCTCCATCTCCCCCTCTGGGTGATGAGTTCCTCAAGGACATGCACCTGCCCATCGCCTACATCTCAGCGTCCCTGCACCAAGCAGGAGCTGGGGACCTGGCTGAATGCACGAAGCTCCATGCTCCTCCCTCTTCTGCTTCTCATCCAGGACCCATCAGGCTTCTCACCTGCTCCCCCTCTGTGTCCTTGA
- the LOC130678853 gene encoding SLAM family member 9-like isoform X4, translating into MGGACSTVANSSGAHVYLNRTQGGCVLFHAAREAGAELKEISWGFGPESDYRVILTVCSSTDPPTWVSLQDKYEQRVHVPNMTSLRIDNLTPGDSGQYRARISFTGGKEFNMNFHLTVYAPVPLPQIWVTSSSITAGWCNVTLECRAQGAMEDLKVTWESKGLPEELEQRGTPGPAPNSWTLDLSLPLSQPNPRLTCVLSNPLDQKTATTDLGAICVPGGSSFLEWPARPEYLGNSYSSLNTYFIHHLLWEALPEDLCTRSKPLLCWDPSGCRLWYFLHLPLWVMSSSRTCTCPSPTSQRPCTKQELGTWLNARSSMLLPLLLLIQDPSGFSPAPPLCP; encoded by the exons ATGGGAG GTGCCTGCAGCACTGTGGCCAACAGCTCCGGAGCCCACGTGTATCTGAACAGGACCCAGGGAGGCTGTGTGTTGTTTCACGCGGCCCGGGAGGCAGGAGCTGAGCTCAAGGAGATCTCGTGGGGCTTCGGCCCTGAGTCCGACTACAGAGTCATCCTGACAGTCTGCTCTAGCACAGACCCCCCCACCTGGGTCAGCCTGCAGGACAAGTATGAGCAGAGGGTCCACGTGCCCAACATGACGTCCCTGAGGATCGACAACCTGACCCCCGGGGACAGCGGGCAGTACCGGGCTCGGATCAGCTTCACCGGAGGAAAAGAATTTAACATGAATTTCCACCTCACTGTCTATG CACCCGTGCCCCTTCCCCAGATCTGGGTCACTTCCTCATCCATCACAGCAGGCTGGTGCAATGTCACCCTGGAGTGCAGGGCCCAGGGGGCCATGGAGGACCTGAAGGTGACCTGGGAGAGCAAAGGCCTCCCCGAGGAGCTGGAGCAGAGAGGGACCCCGGGACCAGCCCCCAACTCGTGGACCCTGGATCTGAGCCTGCCCCTGAGCCAGCCCAACCCCAGGCTCACCTGTGTGCTGAGCAACCCGCTTGACCAGAAAACTGCCACCACAGACCTTGGGGCCATCTGTGTCCCTG GCGGCTCCTCCTTCCTGGAATGGCCTGCCCGCCCTGAATATCTGGGGAACTCCTACTCCTCCCTCAACACTTACTTTATCCATCACCTCCTCTGGGAGGCCCTCCCTGAAGACCTGTGCACAAGGAGTAAGCCTCTGTTGTGCTGGGATCCCTCTGGCTGCAGACTTTGGTATTTTCTCCATCTCCCCCTCTGGGTGATGAGTTCCTCAAGGACATGCACCTGCCCATCGCCTACATCTCAGCGTCCCTGCACCAAGCAGGAGCTGGGGACCTGGCTGAATGCACGAAGCTCCATGCTCCTCCCTCTTCTGCTTCTCATCCAGGACCCATCAGGCTTCTCACCTGCTCCCCCTCTGTGTCCTTGA